AGATTTGTTTGTTCAAAGGAATGTACTGCTGCTGATGAATTTAAAAAAGCTATACTTAAATCTAGAGATAGAGATGCAGTTGTAACCGGTCGTTCTACCGGTCATCCAGTCCGAAATTTAAAAAATAAATTGACTCGTAAACTTGATAAATTAGAAAATAAAGGAGCTTCAAAAGAAAAAATAGAAGAATTAGGCAGTGGAAAGTTAAGACTGGCAGCCAGAGAAGGTGATATTGAAAATGGTAGTGTAATGGCTGGACAGATTTCTGGGATGATAAATGAGATTTTACCTGTATCAGATATTATTAATAATATTATAAAAGAAACTGAAGAAGTTATGTTAAATAACTGTGATAATATTGTAGGAGGAAATGATAATGACTAAGAAAATTGCTTTTTTATTTCCCGGTCAGGGAGCTCAGGAAGTTGGAATGGGAAAAGAATTTATTGAGAATTATAAGGAAGCTAAAGAAATAAAAGAAGTTGCAGATAAGGAATTAGGTTTGGATTTAAGTTCAATTTATGTTAATGGTCCAAAAGAAGATTTAGATCATACCACAAATACTCAGCCAGCGATATTTACTGTGAGTATGATGGCTGATAAATTACTTCGTTCTAAAGGAATAGAACCTGTAATGACTGCTGGTCACAGTTTGGGTGAATATAGTGCCCTTACTTCTGCAGGAGTTTTTGAATTTGAAGATGCTGTTAAATTGGTAAGAAAACGTGGTGAATTTATGAATAATGCTTTACCTGCTGGTAAAGGTGGAATGGCAGCTATTATTAAATTAAAGCCTGAAAAAATAGAAGAAATTTGTCAAAAAGTAGATGGGATCTGTGAAATAGCTAATTATAATTCTCCTCTACAGATTGTTATTTCTGGAGAAAAAGATGCTATTAAAGAGGCAGTTAAGTTAGCTAAAGATGCAGGTGCTCTAAAAGCTATTGAACTCGATGTTAGTGGTCCTTTTCATTCTTCATTAATGAAAGATGCTAGAGACAAACTGGCTGCTGAAATTAATAATCTAAAATTAAACAAACCTAATATACCTATTGTAACTAATGTATCTGCTGATTTTGCAGAGAATTTAGATAAAATCAAAGAACAACTTTTAGCTCAGTTAACCAGTAGTGTTTGTTGGGAAGAGAGTATGAAAACAATGATTGATGCTGGGGTTGATGTGTTTGTAGAAGTTGGCCCGGGGACAATACTTAAGGGTTTGATGAAAAGAATTGATAGATCAGCAAAAGTTTATAATGTCTCTGATAAAGACAGCCTGGAAAAGACTATAGCTAATTTAGAGGATTAAAAAGATATTACCCTAAATTGTTTTTAAATAGTGTTATTTATGTTATAATTGGAAAGGTAAATATAAATAAGGAGGAATTTTTCTGTGAGTAATGATGATTTGACTGATAAAGTTGCTGTGATTACTGGAAGTTCAAGAGGTATAGGTGCTTCTATTGCTTTGAAGATGGCCCGGGATGGAGCTAATATTGTTCTAAATTATCACTCTGACAGCAGCAAAAAATATATAGACGATTTAATTGAAAAAATAAAAGGTTTTAATAGGGAAGTCATTGCTATTCAAGCAGATGTTTCTAAAATGGATGAAGCAAAAAAACTAATAAATGAAGCTTTAGATAAATTTTCTAAAATAGATATCTTAGTTAATAATGCTGGTATAAATAGTGATAACTTATTATTAAGAATGTCTGAAGATGATTGGGATAAAGTAATGGATGTTAATTTAAAAGGAGTTTTTAATTGTACTAAAACTGCAATAAAAAGTATGATGAAAAAGAGACAGGGTAAAATTATTAATTTAACTTCAGTAGTAGGAATTAAAGGTAATGCCGGTCAGTCAAATTATTCAGCTTCAAAAG
This portion of the Halanaerobiales bacterium genome encodes:
- the fabD gene encoding ACP S-malonyltransferase, with translation MTKKIAFLFPGQGAQEVGMGKEFIENYKEAKEIKEVADKELGLDLSSIYVNGPKEDLDHTTNTQPAIFTVSMMADKLLRSKGIEPVMTAGHSLGEYSALTSAGVFEFEDAVKLVRKRGEFMNNALPAGKGGMAAIIKLKPEKIEEICQKVDGICEIANYNSPLQIVISGEKDAIKEAVKLAKDAGALKAIELDVSGPFHSSLMKDARDKLAAEINNLKLNKPNIPIVTNVSADFAENLDKIKEQLLAQLTSSVCWEESMKTMIDAGVDVFVEVGPGTILKGLMKRIDRSAKVYNVSDKDSLEKTIANLED
- a CDS encoding nitronate monooxygenase, which codes for RFVCSKECTAADEFKKAILKSRDRDAVVTGRSTGHPVRNLKNKLTRKLDKLENKGASKEKIEELGSGKLRLAAREGDIENGSVMAGQISGMINEILPVSDIINNIIKETEEVMLNNCDNIVGGNDND
- the fabG gene encoding 3-oxoacyl-[acyl-carrier-protein] reductase — its product is MSNDDLTDKVAVITGSSRGIGASIALKMARDGANIVLNYHSDSSKKYIDDLIEKIKGFNREVIAIQADVSKMDEAKKLINEALDKFSKIDILVNNAGINSDNLLLRMSEDDWDKVMDVNLKGVFNCTKTAIKSMMKKRQGKIINLTSVVGIKGNAGQSNYSASKAGVIGFTKSIARELAGRNITANAVAPGFITTDMTDDIPEDAKKELMNEIPLSRLGKGEDVAELVSFLASDRSDYITGQVINVDGGMAM